One part of the Microlunatus elymi genome encodes these proteins:
- the recC gene encoding exodeoxyribonuclease V subunit gamma, translated as MGIQLHRARRADRLVTGLGAVLRTPLPDPFATEIVAVPTRGVERWLAQSLSHVLGAAGEAAGDGVCAGIDFPSPERMVGQALFGVTGVDPREDPWHPRRAVWPLLSVVDSARQQRWAEPLWRYLARSADSPAADDSGAGRRFATTRHLAELLDSYAANRPQMIEHWIAGRDVDGNGNALPSEWGWQAELWRRLRAEIGSPSPAERLRTACQKLIMEPECSDLPGRVSVFGPTRLPYATLAVLSALARHRQIHLWLPHASPALWAAIAHALDDRDGFGHDLERDAMLPAAAGRRAADPTATIPQNRLLGYLGRDSREFQLSLAGLPADVQDHPLDDADQPPATLLSRLQSDLAADRPLSTPAAADRIGADDDSISVHAAHGPDRQVEVLRELLLGLLAEEPTLEPRDIIVMCPDIETYAPLISAAFGAQLTDEDDTAFAGHPGHQLRVRLADRSLRQLNPLLQVLAELFDLAESRVEASVVADLCATAPVATKFDFTDDDLHRLRELVERSGVRWGLDTADRQRFGMDGFAQNTWAAGLDRILLGVAMDEDGEHFLGTTLPMDDIDAGDVDLVGRLTEVVRRLRAVIDSFARPQPLRSWIQACRQALELMTAVSTSDNWQVGQAYGELARIAESAADRDELPLTRREARAVLADLFAGRPSRANFRTGTLTVATMMPMRSVPHRVVCLLGLDDGVFPRAGRLDGDDLLAADPWIGDRDRRSEDRQLLLDAIMSSTDRLMIIYSGADPRTNAEKPPSVPLGELLDVLDQTASAADGGPVRTQILHRHPLQPFDPRNFTSPRAFSFDPDALAGARALVRPREPAEPVFDIRPLPRYRLPELIQLTDLINFYNHPLRFLVRCRAGLSLYEDEPADLDTMPIELDPLQAWAIGDRMLRRRLSGVELDQLVGAEWRRGEVPPRAIGQRALAPVADNVAEVAERARPLLTAEPRTADVSAQLEVTDGAGGYTEHALVGTVAGVYGDQLITVQYSRLGPKHRLQSWIKLLAVTAGDPRPWQAITIGRGNAWNPPTSVLGPVSPQFARLVLADLVDLYRTGLGEPLALPMQTAAEYARIRQTKPDLPIRNLQGKLAKLFEQWDRDAAYRAFFGDEFGYQELIKVPAIDTEARGSLGEPSRFGTLARRVWHPLLLAEELS; from the coding sequence ATGGGAATTCAGCTACATCGGGCACGACGAGCCGACCGGTTGGTCACCGGACTCGGCGCCGTCCTGCGGACCCCGCTACCCGATCCGTTCGCGACCGAGATCGTCGCGGTGCCCACCCGCGGGGTCGAGCGCTGGCTGGCCCAATCGCTGTCCCACGTGCTGGGTGCCGCCGGCGAGGCAGCCGGCGACGGCGTCTGTGCCGGCATCGACTTCCCTTCCCCGGAGCGGATGGTCGGCCAGGCACTCTTCGGTGTCACCGGCGTCGACCCGAGAGAAGATCCGTGGCATCCGCGCCGGGCGGTCTGGCCACTGCTCTCGGTGGTGGACTCGGCCCGGCAGCAGCGCTGGGCCGAGCCGCTGTGGCGCTACCTGGCCCGCTCCGCCGACTCCCCCGCCGCCGATGACTCGGGCGCCGGTCGACGGTTCGCGACCACCCGGCATCTGGCCGAGCTGCTGGACAGCTACGCGGCCAACCGACCGCAGATGATCGAGCACTGGATCGCCGGCCGCGACGTTGACGGCAACGGCAACGCGCTGCCGTCCGAGTGGGGCTGGCAGGCGGAGTTGTGGCGGCGGTTGCGGGCCGAGATCGGTTCGCCCAGCCCGGCCGAGCGGCTCCGTACGGCCTGTCAGAAGTTGATCATGGAGCCGGAGTGTTCCGACCTGCCGGGCCGGGTCTCGGTCTTCGGCCCGACCCGATTGCCGTACGCGACGCTTGCGGTGCTCTCCGCGCTGGCCCGGCATCGGCAGATCCACCTCTGGTTGCCGCACGCCTCCCCCGCGCTGTGGGCGGCGATCGCGCACGCACTCGACGACCGGGACGGGTTCGGTCACGACCTCGAGCGCGACGCGATGTTGCCGGCGGCGGCGGGACGTCGGGCCGCGGACCCGACCGCGACCATTCCGCAGAACAGACTGCTCGGCTACCTCGGCCGGGATTCCCGCGAGTTCCAGCTCAGCCTGGCCGGGTTGCCGGCGGACGTTCAAGATCATCCTCTGGATGATGCCGATCAACCGCCGGCGACGTTGCTGTCCCGGTTGCAGTCCGATCTGGCGGCCGACCGGCCACTGAGTACGCCTGCTGCGGCCGATCGCATCGGGGCCGACGACGACAGCATCTCGGTGCATGCGGCGCACGGTCCGGACCGGCAGGTCGAGGTGCTGCGCGAACTGCTGCTGGGGCTGCTGGCCGAGGAACCGACGCTGGAGCCTCGGGACATCATCGTGATGTGCCCGGACATCGAGACCTACGCTCCGCTGATCTCGGCCGCATTCGGCGCCCAGCTGACCGACGAGGACGACACCGCATTCGCCGGGCATCCGGGCCATCAGCTGCGGGTCCGGTTGGCCGACCGCTCGTTGCGACAGCTCAATCCCCTGCTTCAGGTGCTGGCCGAGCTGTTCGATCTGGCGGAGTCCCGGGTCGAGGCGTCGGTGGTGGCCGACCTGTGCGCAACAGCTCCGGTCGCGACCAAGTTCGACTTCACCGACGACGACCTGCACCGACTGCGCGAGTTGGTCGAGCGGTCGGGTGTGCGATGGGGCCTGGACACTGCCGACCGGCAGCGCTTCGGGATGGACGGATTCGCGCAGAACACCTGGGCTGCCGGGCTGGATCGGATACTGCTCGGGGTCGCCATGGACGAGGACGGCGAGCATTTCCTCGGCACCACCCTGCCGATGGACGACATCGACGCCGGCGACGTGGACCTGGTCGGCCGGCTGACCGAGGTGGTCCGACGGCTGCGCGCGGTGATCGACTCCTTCGCCCGGCCGCAGCCGCTGCGGTCCTGGATCCAGGCCTGCCGGCAGGCGCTCGAGCTGATGACAGCGGTGTCGACGTCGGACAACTGGCAGGTCGGCCAGGCGTACGGCGAGCTGGCCCGGATCGCCGAGTCCGCGGCCGATCGCGACGAGCTGCCGCTGACCAGACGGGAGGCGCGGGCCGTGCTGGCCGACCTCTTCGCCGGCCGACCGAGCCGAGCCAACTTCCGTACCGGCACCCTGACGGTGGCGACCATGATGCCGATGCGCTCGGTGCCGCACCGGGTGGTCTGCCTGCTCGGGCTGGACGACGGCGTCTTCCCCCGCGCCGGACGGCTGGACGGCGACGACCTGCTCGCCGCCGATCCCTGGATCGGCGACCGGGACCGGCGCAGCGAGGACCGGCAACTGCTGCTGGACGCGATCATGTCCAGCACCGACCGGTTGATGATCATCTACTCCGGCGCCGACCCGCGGACGAACGCCGAGAAGCCGCCGTCGGTGCCGTTGGGCGAGCTGCTCGACGTGCTGGATCAGACCGCATCCGCTGCCGACGGCGGACCGGTCCGCACCCAGATCCTGCATCGGCATCCGCTGCAACCGTTCGACCCCCGCAATTTCACTTCTCCCCGGGCGTTCAGTTTCGACCCGGACGCGCTGGCCGGTGCCCGTGCTCTGGTGCGGCCGCGGGAGCCCGCCGAGCCGGTGTTCGACATCCGGCCGCTGCCCCGCTACCGGCTGCCGGAACTGATCCAACTGACCGACCTGATCAACTTCTACAACCATCCCCTTCGGTTCCTGGTCAGATGCCGAGCCGGCCTGAGTCTGTACGAGGACGAGCCGGCGGACCTGGACACCATGCCGATCGAGCTGGATCCCTTGCAGGCGTGGGCGATCGGGGATCGGATGTTGCGCCGGCGATTGTCCGGAGTCGAGCTCGACCAACTGGTCGGTGCGGAGTGGCGGCGGGGCGAGGTCCCGCCGCGAGCCATCGGTCAGCGGGCCTTGGCGCCGGTTGCCGACAACGTCGCCGAAGTCGCCGAACGCGCCCGGCCGCTGCTGACGGCCGAGCCGCGTACGGCCGACGTCAGCGCCCAGCTGGAGGTCACCGACGGGGCGGGCGGCTACACCGAGCACGCGCTGGTCGGCACGGTCGCCGGTGTGTACGGCGACCAGTTGATCACTGTGCAGTATTCGCGGCTCGGACCCAAGCATCGGTTGCAGTCGTGGATCAAGCTGCTGGCCGTCACCGCCGGCGATCCGAGGCCGTGGCAGGCGATCACCATCGGACGGGGCAACGCCTGGAATCCGCCGACCTCGGTGCTCGGCCCGGTCTCGCCGCAGTTCGCCCGGCTGGTGCTGGCAGATCTGGTCGATCTCTACCGCACCGGTCTGGGCGAACCACTGGCACTGCCGATG
- a CDS encoding aminoglycoside phosphotransferase family protein: protein MINFAGLRVPPELVDSHRRYFGEAGLRWVSEAPRIAAELLQQWQLTPDGPSGHGAVAWVLPVRSVDHGPAVLKLQPIDDETVGEPVALQAWHGDGAIRLLDHDQQTGSLLLERADAERSLDVIEDDLAALQLLSELLARLSRWPAPPQLRRLSDIGERLLQRVPPTLAKIGNDPLRTMINSCAAALGEVLPESGDRLLHWDLHYQNVLGSLPDTGREPWLAIDPKPLAGDPGFELLPALHNRWSDVIARGEVAGALRRRFDLMTEVLDLDRDRATAWTLARVLQNVVWDIENDDSGGGLSAADRVIADVLLGRS from the coding sequence ATGATCAACTTCGCAGGGCTCCGAGTGCCGCCGGAGCTGGTCGACTCGCATCGAAGATATTTCGGCGAGGCCGGGCTCCGGTGGGTGTCCGAGGCTCCGAGGATCGCCGCCGAACTGTTGCAGCAGTGGCAACTCACTCCGGACGGTCCGAGCGGACACGGTGCGGTGGCCTGGGTGCTGCCGGTGCGCAGTGTTGATCATGGTCCGGCGGTGCTGAAGCTGCAGCCGATCGACGACGAGACCGTCGGCGAACCCGTAGCCCTGCAAGCATGGCACGGCGACGGCGCAATCCGGTTGCTCGACCATGATCAACAGACCGGGAGTCTGCTGCTGGAACGCGCGGATGCCGAACGCAGTCTGGACGTGATCGAAGATGATCTTGCCGCGCTCCAGCTGCTGTCCGAACTGCTGGCCAGGCTCAGCCGATGGCCGGCACCACCGCAGCTGCGCCGGTTGTCCGACATCGGCGAACGGTTGCTGCAACGAGTGCCGCCCACCCTGGCCAAGATCGGCAACGATCCGTTGCGGACCATGATCAACAGTTGCGCAGCCGCACTCGGCGAAGTGCTGCCGGAGTCCGGAGATCGGCTGCTGCATTGGGATCTTCACTATCAGAACGTGCTCGGCAGCCTGCCCGACACGGGCCGGGAGCCTTGGCTGGCGATCGACCCGAAGCCGCTGGCCGGCGATCCCGGCTTCGAACTGCTGCCGGCCCTGCACAACCGCTGGTCCGACGTGATCGCCCGGGGCGAGGTGGCCGGGGCGCTGCGGCGGCGGTTCGATCTGATGACCGAGGTGCTGGATCTGGATCGGGATCGGGCCACCGCCTGGACCTTGGCCCGGGTGCTGCAGAACGTGGTCTGGGACATCGAGAACGACGACAGCGGCGGCGGTCTCTCCGCCGCCGATCGGGTGATCGCCGACGTGCTGCTGGGCCGCTCCTGA
- a CDS encoding HAD family hydrolase — protein sequence MSVQPADVADDRPVILFDLDGTVLDSAPGIVAAQQQALRDVGFEPPDEAELLSDLGPPPAVIFARIGLPEELITPAVEAYRRHYLGRGIRNAALFPGVAELLDLLRPHYRLATATMKLITTAIPFLQHHGVAGRFEVIGGAQDGVVDKPAIIKATRIALGEPPAEKMIMVGDRHSDISGGRAEGLRTIAVSWGYGSRDELLASDPDVIIDRPDELPAAAERLLAEVRG from the coding sequence GTGTCCGTTCAGCCTGCAGATGTTGCCGACGACCGCCCGGTGATCTTGTTCGATCTCGACGGTACGGTGCTGGACTCGGCTCCCGGCATTGTCGCGGCCCAGCAGCAGGCGTTGCGCGACGTCGGATTCGAACCGCCGGACGAGGCGGAGTTGCTCAGTGATCTCGGTCCGCCACCGGCGGTGATCTTCGCCCGGATCGGACTGCCGGAGGAGTTGATCACGCCGGCGGTCGAGGCCTATCGCCGGCACTATCTCGGTCGGGGCATCCGTAACGCGGCCCTGTTCCCCGGCGTCGCCGAGTTGCTCGACCTGCTGCGGCCGCACTATCGGCTGGCCACCGCGACGATGAAGTTGATCACCACTGCCATCCCGTTTCTGCAGCACCATGGCGTCGCCGGACGTTTCGAGGTGATCGGCGGCGCGCAGGACGGTGTCGTCGACAAGCCGGCAATCATCAAGGCCACCCGGATCGCTCTCGGCGAACCACCCGCGGAAAAGATGATCATGGTCGGCGATCGACACTCCGACATCTCCGGCGGCCGTGCCGAAGGACTGCGTACGATCGCGGTCAGCTGGGGCTACGGCAGTCGCGACGAGTTGCTGGCCAGCGATCCGGACGTGATCATCGACCGCCCGGACGAGTTGCCCGCGGCCGCTGAGCGATTGCTGGCCGAGGTGCGCGGTTGA
- a CDS encoding mycoredoxin, which yields MSTFTMYTTPWCGYCFRLKQQLKREQIDFDEVDIEQQPAAAELVASVNHGNQTVPTLVFSDGSALTNPSVREVTAKLASL from the coding sequence ATGAGCACGTTCACCATGTACACCACCCCCTGGTGCGGATATTGCTTCCGGCTGAAGCAGCAACTGAAGCGCGAGCAGATCGACTTCGACGAGGTGGACATCGAGCAACAGCCGGCGGCCGCTGAGCTGGTGGCGTCGGTGAATCACGGCAATCAGACCGTGCCGACGCTGGTGTTCTCCGACGGTTCCGCGCTGACGAACCCGTCGGTGCGCGAGGTGACCGCCAAGCTCGCGTCGCTCTGA
- a CDS encoding ATP-dependent DNA helicase UvrD2 — translation MTISASPAAVPDADQLLDRLDPEQRAVATSLGGPVAVIAGAGTGKTRAITHRIAYAVATGVYAPTSVLAVTFTTRAAGEMRGRLQRLGIAGVQARTFHSAALRQAQYFWPKAYGSDLPPVLDNRYGVIAEAASRLRLPTAAPGLRDLMSEISWAKVSNVTPDSYLELAGSRGRELASFDAETVARAFAAYEEVKRERQRIDFEDILLCTAAMIAEHDRVATEIRRTYRHLVVDEYQDVSPLQQALLDLWRGDSQDLCVVGDPAQTIHSFAGAQAGFLTGFAKRHPGSTVIRLIRDYRSTPQVVRVANRVLQRARPADGGQLGSVQLEAQRESGPEPVFADAADEASEAADVADWLASLHKGGIEYREMAVLFRVNAQSPAFEQALADRDVPYLVRGGERFYERPEVRQALITLRTQARIAASGESTEPDSRSAAEQVKLLLGSMGWTDQPPSGTGAVRERWESLAALVSVADDLVRQQPGCTLADVVVELQRRADAQHVPSADGVTVSTLHSAKGLEWEAVAVVGVSEGSLPFVLATTPDEVEEERRLFYVGVTRAKTRLRISWARTRNGSGERRPSRFIDGVRPGSGATRPNGPVRSARRTSTALAATCRSCGRHLNDAAERKLGRHAGCPASYDEPTLERLRTWRKSQAETERVPAYCVFTDATLLAIAEARPRTARELIKVTGVGATKISKYGADLLEVVNDS, via the coding sequence ATGACGATCTCGGCCAGTCCTGCGGCAGTCCCCGACGCGGACCAGCTGCTGGATCGGCTGGATCCGGAGCAGCGGGCGGTGGCCACCAGCCTGGGCGGGCCGGTGGCGGTGATCGCCGGCGCCGGCACCGGCAAGACCCGGGCGATCACCCACCGGATCGCCTACGCCGTGGCGACCGGGGTGTATGCGCCGACCTCGGTGCTTGCCGTCACCTTCACCACCCGGGCCGCCGGCGAGATGCGAGGCCGGCTGCAACGGCTGGGCATCGCTGGGGTGCAGGCCCGGACGTTCCACTCGGCCGCGTTGCGGCAGGCGCAGTACTTCTGGCCCAAGGCGTACGGGTCGGATCTGCCGCCCGTGCTGGACAACCGGTACGGGGTGATCGCCGAGGCCGCTTCTCGGCTGCGGCTGCCCACCGCGGCGCCGGGCCTGCGGGACCTGATGAGCGAAATCAGCTGGGCCAAGGTCAGCAACGTCACCCCCGACAGCTACCTTGAGCTGGCCGGATCACGCGGTCGCGAGCTCGCTTCCTTCGACGCCGAGACGGTGGCCCGCGCCTTCGCGGCGTACGAGGAGGTCAAGCGGGAGCGGCAGCGGATCGACTTCGAGGACATCCTGCTCTGCACCGCGGCGATGATCGCCGAGCACGATCGGGTCGCCACCGAGATCCGCCGCACCTACCGGCATCTGGTGGTCGACGAGTATCAGGACGTCAGCCCGCTGCAGCAGGCGTTGCTCGACCTGTGGCGCGGCGACTCGCAGGATCTCTGTGTGGTCGGCGATCCGGCGCAGACGATTCACTCCTTCGCCGGCGCACAGGCCGGCTTCCTGACCGGTTTCGCCAAACGCCACCCGGGCAGCACCGTGATCCGGCTGATTCGCGACTACCGCTCCACCCCGCAGGTCGTCCGGGTCGCCAATCGGGTGCTGCAACGGGCCCGCCCCGCCGACGGTGGTCAGCTCGGTTCGGTCCAGTTGGAGGCCCAGCGCGAGTCCGGCCCGGAGCCGGTGTTCGCCGACGCAGCCGACGAAGCGTCCGAAGCCGCCGACGTCGCGGACTGGCTGGCCTCGCTGCACAAGGGCGGTATCGAGTACCGCGAGATGGCCGTGCTGTTCCGGGTGAACGCCCAGTCACCCGCCTTCGAGCAGGCGCTGGCCGATCGCGACGTGCCCTACCTGGTCCGCGGCGGCGAGCGCTTCTACGAGCGGCCGGAGGTCCGGCAGGCGTTGATCACCTTGCGCACGCAGGCCCGGATCGCGGCCTCCGGCGAATCCACCGAACCCGACTCGCGGTCTGCGGCCGAGCAGGTGAAGCTGCTGCTCGGCAGCATGGGCTGGACCGACCAGCCACCTTCCGGCACCGGTGCGGTGCGGGAGCGGTGGGAGTCGCTGGCGGCCCTGGTCTCGGTGGCCGACGACCTGGTCCGGCAACAACCGGGTTGCACGCTGGCCGATGTCGTGGTCGAGCTGCAACGTCGAGCCGACGCCCAACACGTGCCGAGCGCCGACGGTGTCACGGTGTCCACCCTGCACTCGGCCAAGGGGCTGGAGTGGGAGGCCGTTGCCGTCGTCGGCGTCAGCGAGGGATCACTGCCGTTCGTGCTGGCTACCACGCCGGACGAGGTCGAGGAGGAGCGGCGGCTGTTCTATGTCGGCGTCACGCGGGCCAAGACCCGGCTGCGGATCTCCTGGGCCCGGACCCGGAACGGATCCGGCGAGCGGCGGCCGTCGCGCTTCATCGACGGTGTCCGGCCGGGCAGCGGTGCGACCCGGCCGAACGGACCGGTCCGGTCTGCTCGGCGAACGTCCACCGCGCTGGCGGCAACCTGCCGATCCTGCGGCCGGCACCTGAACGATGCGGCCGAGCGCAAGCTCGGACGTCACGCCGGCTGCCCGGCCAGCTACGACGAGCCGACCCTGGAGCGGTTGCGGACCTGGCGCAAGTCCCAGGCCGAGACCGAGCGGGTGCCGGCCTACTGCGTCTTCACCGACGCAACGCTGCTGGCGATCGCGGAGGCCCGGCCTCGTACCGCGCGCGAGTTGATCAAGGTCACCGGAGTCGGCGCGACCAAGATCAGCAAGTACGGTGCCGACCTGTTGGAGGTCGTCAATGACAGTTGA
- a CDS encoding WhiB family transcriptional regulator, with the protein MFDAVSNQSLATQLLAPVVGEIFDPMFAADDTPCRLVDPEVFFAEQPADVEYAKSLCRDCPVQDACLAGALQRHEPWGVWGGQLLVQGEVVARKRPRGRPRKHPLPEQTEVAPSVVRRWALEPQHKDRRVAVGAQQGPGRGSEDRPERAA; encoded by the coding sequence ATGTTTGATGCAGTCAGTAACCAGTCCCTGGCCACCCAACTGCTCGCGCCTGTCGTGGGGGAGATCTTCGATCCGATGTTCGCCGCGGACGACACTCCGTGTCGTCTCGTCGATCCGGAGGTGTTCTTTGCCGAGCAGCCCGCGGATGTGGAGTACGCGAAGTCGCTGTGCCGCGATTGCCCGGTGCAGGATGCCTGCCTCGCCGGCGCCCTGCAGCGGCACGAGCCGTGGGGTGTCTGGGGCGGACAGTTGCTGGTCCAGGGTGAGGTTGTGGCTCGGAAGCGCCCGCGAGGGCGTCCACGGAAGCATCCGTTGCCCGAGCAGACCGAGGTAGCTCCCTCCGTGGTGCGCCGGTGGGCCCTGGAGCCGCAGCACAAGGACCGCCGGGTTGCCGTCGGTGCGCAGCAGGGTCCGGGGCGCGGGTCCGAGGACCGTCCGGAGCGAGCGGCATGA
- a CDS encoding DNA recombination/repair protein RecA gives MTAEPVGRIFGGPSTLGGGRASRMFHAVRLWLGRALS, from the coding sequence ATGACCGCCGAGCCGGTCGGCAGGATCTTCGGCGGACCGAGCACCCTCGGCGGGGGTCGGGCGAGCCGGATGTTCCACGCCGTCCGGCTCTGGCTCGGTCGCGCCCTGTCCTGA
- a CDS encoding VOC family protein, translating to MIDHFGINVSDMATASAFYDKVLGVLGHRRLMDFGVAVGYGTEQPQFWISTFEGVGANREVHVAFTAPDAATVRAFGQAATDLGAEILHEPRIWPEYHEHYFAVFVRDTEGNNIEAVCHTAELDD from the coding sequence ATGATTGATCATTTCGGCATCAACGTCAGTGACATGGCCACCGCGAGCGCCTTCTACGACAAGGTCCTGGGGGTGCTCGGACATCGCCGGTTGATGGACTTCGGCGTCGCCGTCGGCTACGGCACCGAACAGCCGCAGTTCTGGATCTCCACCTTCGAGGGTGTCGGCGCCAACCGCGAGGTGCACGTGGCCTTCACCGCGCCGGACGCGGCCACGGTCCGGGCGTTCGGTCAGGCCGCGACCGATCTCGGCGCGGAGATCCTGCACGAGCCGCGGATCTGGCCCGAATACCACGAGCACTACTTCGCCGTCTTCGTCCGCGACACCGAGGGAAACAACATCGAGGCGGTATGCCACACGGCCGAGCTCGACGACTGA
- a CDS encoding ABC1 kinase family protein, producing MSSDDDSLARSAFRRGAKLASLPIGYAGRATLGLGKRLGGTPAETVNEQLQARAADQLFRVLGELKGGAMKVGQAMSLFESFLPDEVAAPYREKLSMLRDSAPPMPTSRVHAVLARELGPHWRDHFRSFESRPAAAASIGQVHRAVWSDGRTVAVKVQYPGADEALRSDLKQLGRLASIAGPLAGGMDVKAVAEEFAARIDEELDYNLEARSQQAFADAFADDPEFVVPNVLAHTQRVMVSDWIDGEPLTGIADRPDDERNTIGLKYVRFLFAGPSRVQMLHADPHPGNFKVLADGRLGVVDFGLVARLPDGLPYEIGRTLRIAMTGDDHAAVALLQQEGFLTREVDPQLVMDYLAPFVEPAAEEQFTFNRAWMQDIYRQANADSIAAREFGKAFNLPTDYLLIHRVWMGGIAVLSQLGITAGFRAVLDEFLPGFAVEPA from the coding sequence ATGAGTTCAGACGACGACTCGCTGGCCCGCTCCGCGTTCCGGCGCGGTGCCAAACTCGCCTCGCTGCCGATCGGCTATGCCGGCCGGGCCACCCTCGGCCTGGGCAAGCGGCTGGGCGGGACGCCCGCGGAGACCGTGAACGAGCAGCTGCAGGCGCGGGCGGCCGATCAGCTGTTCCGGGTGCTGGGTGAGCTGAAGGGCGGGGCGATGAAGGTCGGCCAGGCGATGAGCCTGTTCGAGTCGTTCCTGCCCGACGAGGTGGCTGCCCCGTACCGGGAGAAGCTGTCGATGCTGCGCGATTCCGCGCCGCCGATGCCGACCTCGCGCGTGCACGCGGTGCTCGCGCGTGAACTCGGCCCGCACTGGCGGGATCACTTCCGCAGCTTCGAGTCGCGGCCGGCCGCGGCCGCCTCGATCGGCCAGGTGCATCGCGCGGTCTGGTCCGACGGCCGGACGGTGGCGGTGAAGGTGCAGTACCCCGGCGCCGACGAGGCGCTGCGATCGGACCTGAAGCAGTTGGGCCGGCTCGCCTCCATCGCCGGCCCGCTGGCCGGTGGGATGGACGTCAAGGCGGTGGCCGAGGAGTTCGCGGCCCGAATCGACGAGGAACTCGACTACAACCTCGAGGCACGGTCCCAGCAGGCGTTCGCCGACGCCTTCGCCGACGATCCCGAGTTCGTCGTACCGAACGTGCTGGCGCACACCCAGCGGGTGATGGTCAGCGACTGGATCGACGGCGAGCCGCTGACCGGCATCGCCGACCGGCCGGACGACGAACGCAACACCATCGGCCTGAAGTACGTACGCTTCCTGTTCGCCGGCCCGAGCCGGGTCCAGATGCTGCATGCCGACCCGCATCCCGGCAACTTCAAGGTGCTGGCCGACGGGCGGCTCGGCGTCGTCGACTTCGGCCTGGTGGCTCGGCTTCCCGACGGCCTGCCGTACGAGATCGGCCGGACGTTGCGGATCGCGATGACCGGCGATGATCATGCGGCGGTGGCGCTGCTGCAGCAGGAGGGATTCCTCACCCGCGAGGTGGATCCGCAACTGGTGATGGACTACCTGGCACCGTTCGTCGAACCGGCCGCCGAGGAGCAGTTCACCTTCAACCGGGCCTGGATGCAGGACATCTACCGGCAGGCCAACGCCGACTCGATCGCTGCCCGCGAATTCGGCAAGGCGTTCAACCTGCCGACCGACTACCTGCTGATCCACCGGGTCTGGATGGGCGGCATCGCGGTGCTCTCCCAGCTCGGCATCACGGCCGGTTTCCGGGCCGTGCTGGACGAGTTTCTGCCCGGGTTCGCGGTCGAACCGGCCTGA
- a CDS encoding ThiF family adenylyltransferase, with the protein MPAVDRATEERPRLVPGMPVLERGPGQLQIGLGPDAGLVLSGAPTGLRAVLALVDGNHGRSQILAAARRSDIEPELIDRILRSLSSAGLLIDNTSAPAAAIDLSRQRIRLVGAGRLGRAVATALLEAQVGSLFLVDGDPIDPAVYPRPGLASSAAQALQSVLQHLPDRDHTDGLPCATEVRVVGHWTKPEHLSPDLTVIATDRAEPDRAIGEDYTRIDHPHLFVRPLLDGVLVGPFVRPGRGPCLRCTDLTRRDADEAWPLLLAQLCRTRLPVLPLLATWAGTTAVGQLAHHLAGGVPSTASGTLELVAPECELRYRSWPMHPSCGCAWYA; encoded by the coding sequence ATGCCAGCTGTCGATCGCGCCACCGAGGAACGACCTCGTCTGGTGCCCGGTATGCCCGTGCTGGAGCGCGGCCCGGGCCAACTCCAGATCGGCCTCGGACCGGACGCGGGGCTGGTGCTCTCCGGTGCACCGACCGGCCTGCGCGCCGTGCTCGCGCTGGTCGACGGCAACCACGGCCGGTCGCAGATCCTGGCCGCGGCCCGACGCTCGGACATCGAGCCCGAACTGATCGACCGGATCCTGCGCTCACTGTCCTCCGCCGGCCTGTTGATCGACAACACCTCGGCCCCCGCCGCCGCCATCGACCTGTCCCGGCAGCGGATCCGACTGGTCGGCGCCGGCCGGCTCGGACGTGCGGTCGCCACCGCACTGCTGGAGGCTCAGGTCGGCAGCCTCTTCCTGGTCGACGGCGATCCGATCGACCCGGCCGTGTACCCGCGGCCGGGGCTCGCGTCCTCGGCCGCGCAGGCACTGCAGTCCGTGCTGCAACACCTGCCCGATCGTGACCACACCGACGGGCTGCCGTGCGCTACCGAGGTCCGGGTCGTCGGCCACTGGACCAAGCCCGAACATCTCAGTCCCGATCTGACCGTGATCGCGACCGACCGAGCCGAACCGGACCGCGCGATCGGCGAGGACTACACCCGGATCGACCACCCGCACCTCTTCGTCCGACCGCTTCTCGACGGCGTGCTGGTCGGTCCGTTCGTCCGACCGGGTCGCGGCCCGTGTCTGCGCTGCACCGATCTGACCCGCCGCGACGCCGACGAAGCCTGGCCGCTGCTGCTCGCCCAGCTGTGCCGCACCCGACTGCCGGTGCTGCCGCTGCTGGCGACGTGGGCCGGTACCACCGCGGTCGGCCAGCTCGCCCATCATCTGGCCGGCGGCGTACCGAGCACCGCCTCGGGCACGCTGGAGCTGGTCGCGCCCGAGTGCGAGCTGCGCTATCGCAGCTGGCCGATGCACCCGTCCTGCGGCTGCGCCTGGTACGCGTGA
- a CDS encoding DUF5679 domain-containing protein: MAAETYSGEFYCVKCKEKREATGEVKVNEKGTRMAKAKCPVCGTNLNRILGKA; encoded by the coding sequence GTGGCTGCAGAGACCTACAGTGGTGAGTTTTACTGTGTCAAGTGCAAGGAGAAGCGTGAGGCCACCGGCGAGGTCAAGGTCAACGAGAAGGGCACCCGGATGGCCAAGGCGAAGTGCCCGGTGTGCGGCACCAACCTGAACCGCATCCTCGGGAAGGCCTGA